A region of the Phaseolus vulgaris cultivar G19833 chromosome 11, P. vulgaris v2.0, whole genome shotgun sequence genome:
TCTAATATTCATTATAATACGTAAATAATGAGATAGAGGACTGTAACATTCTGTTATTgctaatatataaaaaatactgATATTTCTCGAGCATGGACGCGTAAGATCATATTGTAATTTGTAATTGTTGGCATGCAGATGGATTCTCGTAAGTGTTGCTGTAATTAACATGACACTTGAAGAATCAAGTTGGAATATCTCCTGATCCTATGTTGAATTATCCTTCATAGACGGTGATGGCATTCTGGGACTTATCGAAATCGTTGTCATCATAATCTACTTGTCTCTATTTTTTGAGCTCTTATGAATAGCACTTATAAATTGCAATGATttcggcagcttcaacttcagtTGAGTGTGTGGAACTGGAGCTACGTACCCTTCTCTCACACACACTCTTAAGCTTCTTTTGTTGCCATTTGGCATCCACTTGGTACAGTTAACGACCAAACGTGTTGCATGGTTACTTAAGGTACGTGActagtttcttttataatgGCCGTGAATGATTCTGTCAGCACATTGCTAAAGTGTTTGCAGTGGACAAGACTGGTTCTGAAAGTCTTGCACCCATTAATGTGTTTGATTCTTGCACGTGTTGTCTTAGTTTGCGATTTGTGCTCACAATGAAGTGTACTTACAGCAAGTGCTACATACAATCTCCAAGAAGCCCTTTAGAAGATTGACGTTGGACTGCATACTTCTCACCTCTGAGGTAAAGTTAATTGTGAAATGTTTCTATATTTTCTGTTGCCAAATGATCAATGAAAAAGACTGCCAACAATTTGTCTTTTCTGAATTTAGCTGCCAACACACCATAATGTGTGAAACACCTGCTTCGGAAAAGAgtatttgttttcttattttggTGTGCACTATTTCTTAAGTTCCTTGTGGAAACTTCTCTTCATTTGCTGTTTCTTAGTCATTCAGATTTTTGAACCAGACTAGTCTAAACTCTGAAAGACTATGCTGAGACGaacattttcaattttaaatttgactaaaaaatattatctaaaacATCCTAAAGATTTGACCTCTGAAAATTGAATTGTTCTCTAACAGACTACTTTGAATTCTACCACACTGCAGTAGGCCCAATGCTGAAAGACTATACTGAATATATTAGTTATATAGCATGCATTATGGGGAGGATATATCTGAACCACGTCTCTGTGCTACTTATGATATCACAACAACGAACTTCATGTTAAATCAGTATATTTATCTGTGTGCTGAGTCCTAACTACTAATTATTCTGTGTTTCGAGCGAGAAAGCCTCCAAGCATTGGCTTATGAAATTTATCTTTCTGTATTAGTTGGGTTGGACCTTGCTCTCAAAGGTTGGAATTGGACGATGTATGTATAATACTACTGAAGTTTTTATAGTAGTTGGACTGAGTTTGTCCCTTTGGTCTCAACAGGTTTTACAGATTTCTGGTTTCAAATTCATACTAGATGGATCTAGAGAGATCAATAGAGGACCAGTTCTCCAAATTACACCCTTCCCTGCCAGAAAACACCAGAATTGGAATAGTCGGTGCTGGTCCAAGTGGCTTATCAGCAGCTTATGCGCTAGCCAGGCTTGGTTATAAGAACATCACAGTCTTGGAGAAACATCATACGGTTGGTGGCATGTGTGAATCAGTAGAAATTGAAGGTATATCTTGATTACACTCTCTTATGTATTGACTAATTAAAGTGACAATAGGTTTTGACCACTAGTAAATGTCTATGCAGGAAAAGTTTATGATCTGGGTGGGCAAGTTCTTGCAGCAAACAGTGCTCCAGTCATTTTTCACTTGGCAAGAGAGACAGCCTCTGAACTAGAAGAATTGGACTCACACAAGCTTGCTGTCATTGGTCATTCCACTGGAGAATATCAAGATATTAAAGTTGCTGATGATTATGTATCAGTTATGTCACTCACATTGAAAATCCAAGTTAGTTTTTGCTCTCTACTTTCAGTCTTTTATAGACACCTAATGGTTGTTTTTCCATAGCTCTATGACTTGAAATTTGAATGCGGTCAATTGACCTCGTGGTGTTGGCAGGAAAAGGTGAAGAATTGTAATCGTATTGGGGTCCATGCTGTCAGTGACATTACTTCAGACTTAACTCCAGAATTTCTTGAGCATCATGGACTCAAATCTGTTCCTAAATCTGTAGCTTATGGTTACACGGCTTCAGGATATGGATTTATTCAAGACATGCCTTATGCCTACCTTCATGAATTTACTAGAACGTCCATGGCTGGAAAAATTCGACGATTCAAAAATGGATATACTAGTCTTTGGCAGAAGATTGCTGAATCGCTTCCCTTAAAACTTTGCTGTCAAACTGAAGTATTGGCAATCAGGAGGAACTCTGATGGTGTCACTGTTAAGACCAAGAGCTTAAATCAAGTTGAAACTCTGGAATTTGATAAGATAATAATCTCGGGCTCATTTCCATTAAAATATGGAAGAACTTACCGATCATTTCCTTCAACTTGCATAGGTAGGTAAAATTCTCACTGCTCCTTATTTATGTAAGGTAGTGTTATTGTCTCCAGCTTCAAACCTGATTAAACAAGTCTATGGCAGATTGTGAAACAGAAGTAATGGATGCAAGTGACCTTGAAAAGGAATTGTTCAGCAAAGTAGAGACAAATGACTACTACACCACTGTTTTAAAGATTAACGGGCTGGAACATTTGCCTGTtggattttattattttagtgaaTATATGGAAGACCCCAGCACAATAGGACATCCAGTTGCAATGCAAAAATTTTATGCTGGCACTAATATATTCTTATTCTGGTCCTATGGAAACTCTGTTGATATTAAGGGACCAGCAGTCATGGAGCTTGCGATCAAGACAATAGAAGCCATGGGGGGAGAAGTTGAGAAAGTCGTTCTTCAACGCCGCTTTATGTACTTTCCTCATGTTAGTAGCCAAGGTATTTGTCTAATTGATTTGTTTTTTGAGAGTCCAATACTTTTTGCCACGAAAGAGCTCTAAATTCTGAAGCTTCAATACAGATATGAAAGATGGGTTTTATGAAAAGTTGGAATCAAAGCTTCAAGGTTCAAGAAATACTTACTATGTGGGCGGACTTATGGCGTTTGAGCTTACAGAGAGAAATTCATCTTATGCCATGGCTCTCATCTGCAAGAACTTTGCACATAGCAATGATTTGCCAACATTTCCTTATACTAAGGTAATTTGTcatttatatgtattttgaCAAATCAATGATTTGAAAACTCTAGATTTTATTGAATTTAGATGATCATGTTTTCCAAATAGACCTGCTCTTTATAAAAGTATGCTTTATGCAGATGTTGTTTCCCTTGCAAACCGAGTGCCAGAAAAAGAATCCTAAAGAATTAGGTGAATTGGCAGAAGTGCAATTTCCTAATTTGCCTACTTTGAATAGCTACTTGAAGCACTGGGGAACTCATCCAATCACTCAAAACAGGATTCTCTATTCTTGGATTAATGAAGAAGGGACTCCAGTATGCCGCAGGACCTACAGAGAActatattttaattcttcttgCATTACTCATAAGCTTGTAACAAGCCAAAAGCCGGTTTTGAAGCCAGGTGACAAGGTTCTCCTGGTCTATGTCCCCGGTTTGGATTTTATTGATGCCTTCTTTGGATGCCTAAGAGCTAAAGTCATACCAGTCCCAATTCTTCCTCCAGATCCCATGCAAAGAAATGGACAAGCACTAAAGCAAATTGAAAATATTGCCAAGTCATGTAGCATTGTGGCAATTTTATCAACAGTAGCTTATCACTCAGCAGTCCGTGCAGGTTCGTTCAAAAATTTAATCTCATTCATTGGAAAAAATGAGAAATCCTTGGCTCGGTGGCCGAATCTTCCATGGTTGCACACTGATACATGGGTCAAGAAGTCCAAAAGTATGGTTTTGGATCATCTTGATGAACAATGTGAACCTGAGCCAGGTGATATATGTTTCTTTCAATTTACCTCAGGTTCAACTAGTGATCCTAAAGGAGTCATGATCACTCATGGTGGGATAATTCACAACGTAAAGTTGATGCGAAGAAGATACAAGAGCACCTCAAGGACAATGCTAGTAAGCTGGCTTCCTCAGTATCATGACATGGGACTGATTGGGGGACTTTTTACATCTCTTGTTAGTGGTGGATCTGCAGTATTATTTTCGCCAATGACATTTATCAAGAAACCACTCTTGTGGCTTGAAGTTATTAGCAAGTACCAAGCAACTCATAGTGCTGGCCCCAACTTTGCCTTTGAGTTAGTGATTCGAAGATTGGAGTCTGACAAGGATAAGCTTCATAATTTAGACCTTTCGTCCTTGACTTTTCTTATGGTTGCTGCTGAACCAGTCAGACAGAAGACCCTGAAAAGATTTATTGAGCTAACCAGTCCATTTGGATTATCTGAAAAGGTGATGGCGCCTGGATATGGCTTAGCAGAAAATTGTGTGTTTGCCTGTTGTGCATTTGGAGAAGGTAAGCCAATCATTGTTGATTCGCAGGGAAGAGTTTGTTGTGGTTATGTTAATCACGACGATGCAGATATTGACATTAGAATAGTTGATCCAGAAACTTTTAAAGAGCTTCATGAAGATGGAAAGGAGGGAGAAATCTGGATTAGTAGTCCTAGTGCAGGAATAGGATACTGGGGAAGGGAAGAATTGAGTCGAAAAACTTTCAGGAATGAACTTCATAACCTTCCTGGACGTAGCTACACAAGAACTGGAGACTTGGGACGAATAATTGATCAGAATCTATTCATCACTGGAAGAATCAAAGATCTTATCATTGTTGCTGGAAGAAATATTTACTCAGCGGATGTTGAGAAGACAGTTGAGACTTCATCTGACATTCTTCGTCCAGGTTGCTGTGCTGTCATTGGAGTTCCTGAGGAAATTTTATCAGCAAAGGGGATTTCAACCCCAGATGGCTCTGATCAGGTAGGCTTGGTCGTGATTGCAGAAGTAAGGGATGGTAAGCCAGTCACCAAAGATGTGATTGAGAAAATTAAGACTCGTGTGGTGGAAGAACATGGAGTCAATGTTGCTTCCATCAAGTTGATCAAGCCCAGAACCATCAGCAAAACTACATCAGGAAAAATCAAGAGGTTTGAATGTGTCAAACAGTTCAGCGATGAAACACTGAGCTTGATACCAATAGGTCCAACACCTGTTTTGAGAAAGAAGTCGTTGTTAAGTCCGTTTACTACAGGAATGTTGAGAGAAGAAAAAACACCAGGGCTACTTGCATCCAGGAAAAGTATAAGTAAGAATGAAATTGTCGAGTTCTTGAAAGGGCTAATATCTGAGCAGACTGGAATCTCAGTCAACAACATCTCAGTCACAGACAACTTGACATCATATGGAATTGACTCAATTGGTGTGGTTAAAGCAACTCAAAAACTATCAGATTTCTTAGCAACTCCAATTTCAGCCATAGATGTTTTCACTGCATCCTGCATTCTAGAATTGGCTAACTTCTGTGAAGATCTTCTATCAAAGTCTCAGCCTCAACTTACAAGCAATTCATCCAATGTTCCAGAAGCTCAGACTGGTTCCACTGAATTGATTGTGGAGGTATCCAAGTCTTGCCAGTTTGGTATCCGTGTACTTCAACTCCTATCacttatttatatttctatCATTCTGGTGTCTCCTGCATATCTATCCGTCACTACTTATCTAAATTTCATCCTAAGTGCCAGTAAATGGATAGAAACATTTCCCTGGTTACATTACTTCATTTCCCTgacttttgcacctgttgcttGGATTCTTTGCATGGCTTCTACTTGCATTTGCATATCATTATTTGGAAGCTCTTTCTTGGGGCCAAACTATGCCCTTACCTCTGAAATTTCCATCTATTCAATGGATTTTGTCAAGTGGTGGACACTATATAAGGCCCAAGAAATTTCTTCCAGAGTTCTGGCGGTACACCTCAGAGGAACAGTGTTTCTTAAATTCTGGTTTGAGATTCTGGGCGCAAGGATCGGATCCTCAGTTTTACTTGATACGGTTGACATCACTGACCCATCTTTGGTGTCAATTGGAGATCAAGTTATCATTGCTGAAGGTGTTTTGGTTCAAAGCCACGAGGTAAAGAATGGAATTTTATGTTTCAATCCTATTAGGATTGGCAAATGTTCTTCCATTGGACCTTATGCTGTTATCCAAAAGGGAAGTGTTATTGAAGAAGGTGCTGAGATACAGGCCTTGCAAAAGGTTGGACGAGACCAACATGTGCTCAAACCTGCAAAGCTTAATAATGACATTAAGGTATGCTATTTACAAGTAAGAAAcgcttataaaaatattttatatactcTGAACATATATTTTTAGGTTTTTCTTTTTTGGAAAATGTTAATTTTGCAACTTAGAACAATGAACTAAtaccttttttttcatttatttcagAAAACAGAGCTGCCTGTTAATACCAACAAAACTGAATATGATATTATCTACCACTTTATGGGAATCTATCTTGTTGGCTTTCTCAGCTCCCTTGCTGCGGTCATTTCCTACTTCTTATATATTAGGTTCTCCAACCAATCTCTGTCACCCCAACACTTTTCATTTGTTTGCATAGGTGGGGCCTTCCATTGGATCCCGTTTACACTCGTTGCATATGCTACCATGTTTTCTGAAGTTTCATCAAACCCAATCACCTTTGCCATTTCATTTACCAGTGTCTATTTGCTTCATGGTTTCATACTCATCATTCTCACCACTGCTTTTACTCGTCTCCTCAAAACTAGTCAAAACCAAACACATTTTAAAACCTGGCTTCGATGTCAAGTGACAACTTCCTGCCACCTTAGATGTGCAAAGCTTCTCTCAGGAACAGAAGCCTTCTGCATATATCTACGCCTTTTGGGTGCCAAAATTGGTAAGCATTGTTCCATTAGAGCCATCAACTCAGTTTCAAACCCAGAGTTAATGTCAATTGGTTCTGGTGTCCATCTTGGAGATTTTAGCCGGATAATTACAGGTTTTCATTCTTCAAGTGGATTTGTTAGTGGAAAAATTGAGGTTCAGGACAATTCGGTTATTGGGAGTCAAAGTGTAGTCCTCCCTGGTTCTCTAGTCCAAAAGAATGTCATACTTGGTGCACTTTCAGTTGCTCCAATGAATTCCACACTCCAAGAGGGTGGTGTCTACATTGGATCAAAGTCCCAAGCTGTCATAAGGAATTCACGTGATGAATGGATACAAGATATGGATAAGATAAGCAAGAAAAGAGTTGGTGATTTGAATGCAGAACTCCACAAAAATGACTCACAGAAATTGACCCTGAACAGAACGTGGTTTCAGACCTTCTCAGCACTCTTCACTCAGCCACTGCTACAAACAGTGTTACCTCATATAGTGTTGGGTCTATCAGTCTTTGCTCCC
Encoded here:
- the LOC137822637 gene encoding protein FLOWERINGUS D-like, with amino-acid sequence MDLERSIEDQFSKLHPSLPENTRIGIVGAGPSGLSAAYALARLGYKNITVLEKHHTVGGMCESVEIEGKVYDLGGQVLAANSAPVIFHLARETASELEELDSHKLAVIGHSTGEYQDIKVADDYVSVMSLTLKIQEKVKNCNRIGVHAVSDITSDLTPEFLEHHGLKSVPKSVAYGYTASGYGFIQDMPYAYLHEFTRTSMAGKIRRFKNGYTSLWQKIAESLPLKLCCQTEVLAIRRNSDGVTVKTKSLNQVETLEFDKIIISGSFPLKYGRTYRSFPSTCIDCETEVMDASDLEKELFSKVETNDYYTTVLKINGLEHLPVGFYYFSEYMEDPSTIGHPVAMQKFYAGTNIFLFWSYGNSVDIKGPAVMELAIKTIEAM
- the LOC137822640 gene encoding uncharacterized protein, which gives rise to MYFPHVSSQDMKDGFYEKLESKLQGSRNTYYVGGLMAFELTERNSSYAMALICKNFAHSNDLPTFPYTKMLFPLQTECQKKNPKELGELAEVQFPNLPTLNSYLKHWGTHPITQNRILYSWINEEGTPVCRRTYRELYFNSSCITHKLVTSQKPVLKPGDKVLLVYVPGLDFIDAFFGCLRAKVIPVPILPPDPMQRNGQALKQIENIAKSCSIVAILSTVAYHSAVRAGSFKNLISFIGKNEKSLARWPNLPWLHTDTWVKKSKSMVLDHLDEQCEPEPGDICFFQFTSGSTSDPKGVMITHGGIIHNVKLMRRRYKSTSRTMLVSWLPQYHDMGLIGGLFTSLVSGGSAVLFSPMTFIKKPLLWLEVISKYQATHSAGPNFAFELVIRRLESDKDKLHNLDLSSLTFLMVAAEPVRQKTLKRFIELTSPFGLSEKVMAPGYGLAENCVFACCAFGEGKPIIVDSQGRVCCGYVNHDDADIDIRIVDPETFKELHEDGKEGEIWISSPSAGIGYWGREELSRKTFRNELHNLPGRSYTRTGDLGRIIDQNLFITGRIKDLIIVAGRNIYSADVEKTVETSSDILRPGCCAVIGVPEEILSAKGISTPDGSDQVGLVVIAEVRDGKPVTKDVIEKIKTRVVEEHGVNVASIKLIKPRTISKTTSGKIKRFECVKQFSDETLSLIPIGPTPVLRKKSLLSPFTTGMLREEKTPGLLASRKSISKNEIVEFLKGLISEQTGISVNNISVTDNLTSYGIDSIGVVKATQKLSDFLATPISAIDVFTASCILELANFCEDLLSKSQPQLTSNSSNVPEAQTGSTELIVEVSKSCQFGIRVLQLLSLIYISIILVSPAYLSVTTYLNFILSASKWIETFPWLHYFISLTFAPVAWILCMASTCICISLFGSSFLGPNYALTSEISIYSMDFVKWWTLYKAQEISSRVLAVHLRGTVFLKFWFEILGARIGSSVLLDTVDITDPSLVSIGDQVIIAEGVLVQSHEVKNGILCFNPIRIGKCSSIGPYAVIQKGSVIEEGAEIQALQKVGRDQHVLKPAKLNNDIKKTELPVNTNKTEYDIIYHFMGIYLVGFLSSLAAVISYFLYIRFSNQSLSPQHFSFVCIGGAFHWIPFTLVAYATMFSEVSSNPITFAISFTSVYLLHGFILIILTTAFTRLLKTSQNQTHFKTWLRCQVTTSCHLRCAKLLSGTEAFCIYLRLLGAKIGKHCSIRAINSVSNPELMSIGSGVHLGDFSRIITGFHSSSGFVSGKIEVQDNSVIGSQSVVLPGSLVQKNVILGALSVAPMNSTLQEGGVYIGSKSQAVIRNSRDEWIQDMDKISKKRVGDLNAELHKNDSQKLTLNRTWFQTFSALFTQPLLQTVLPHIVLGLSVFAPLNCIVYLKSAKKVQIYWLLPLFWVHSGALASLACVIAKWILVGRKKAGETVPIWSQRITLDSTWQAIRTLVGDYFMDMTSGSFWFVLWMKLMGADVDMEHAVYVDSMGALLNPEMVKIERGGCVGREALLFGHVYEGEGGMVKFGEIKIGEDGFVGSRAVAMPGVQLENGSNLSSLSLAMKQEIIRSR